From a region of the Odoribacter splanchnicus DSM 20712 genome:
- a CDS encoding polysaccharide biosynthesis protein has product MFKNKVLMITGGTGSFGNAVLKHFLNSDLKEIRIFSRDEKKQEDMRIEYKNDRLNFIIGNVRDFDSINNAMLGVDYVFHAAALKQVPSCEFYPMQAIRTNLYGAENVLEAAARNNVKKVVVLSTDKAAYPINAMGMTKALMEKLAVSKARDSRVMQNGGVICATRYGNVMCSRGSIIPLFIKQIKEGVPMTVTIPEMTRFMMSLDDAVNLVLYAFEHAEPGDLFVQKAPAATIIDLATAVRELFHANNEIKIIGARHGEKMYETLCTKEEMSKAFDLGDFYRVPADFRDLNYTKYIQKDGPKLIEDEYNSANTRRLSVDELKQLLLSLDYVRDELKNY; this is encoded by the coding sequence ATGTTTAAAAATAAAGTGTTGATGATTACCGGAGGAACCGGTTCGTTTGGTAATGCTGTTTTGAAACATTTTTTAAATTCGGATTTAAAAGAAATCCGGATTTTTAGCCGTGATGAGAAGAAACAGGAAGATATGCGTATCGAATATAAAAATGATAGGTTGAATTTTATCATTGGTAATGTCCGGGACTTTGATTCGATCAATAATGCCATGTTAGGTGTGGATTATGTTTTTCATGCGGCAGCTTTAAAACAGGTGCCTTCTTGTGAATTTTATCCTATGCAGGCGATACGGACCAATTTATATGGAGCGGAAAATGTATTGGAGGCTGCTGCCAGGAATAATGTGAAGAAGGTGGTGGTTTTAAGTACTGATAAAGCAGCTTATCCAATTAATGCTATGGGAATGACAAAGGCTCTGATGGAGAAACTGGCAGTTTCTAAAGCACGGGATTCCAGGGTGATGCAAAATGGAGGGGTGATTTGTGCTACTCGTTATGGCAATGTGATGTGTTCCAGGGGCTCTATTATTCCTTTATTTATTAAGCAGATCAAAGAGGGTGTGCCTATGACGGTAACGATTCCTGAGATGACCCGTTTTATGATGTCTTTGGATGATGCGGTTAATTTGGTGTTATACGCATTTGAACATGCGGAACCAGGAGATTTGTTTGTCCAGAAAGCACCTGCGGCTACAATAATCGATTTGGCAACAGCTGTCCGTGAATTGTTTCATGCCAATAATGAAATAAAAATAATCGGTGCCCGGCATGGTGAGAAGATGTATGAGACACTGTGTACCAAGGAAGAGATGTCCAAAGCTTTCGATTTGGGTGATTTTTATCGTGTCCCTGCGGATTTCAGGGATTTGAATTATACAAAATATATACAAAAGGATGGTCCGAAATTGATTGAAGATGAGTATAATTCCGCCAATACGAGGAGATTATCAGTCGATGAGTTAAAACAGTTGTTGTTATCCCTGGATTATGTCCGGGATGAATTAAAAAATTACTGA